In Solidesulfovibrio carbinoliphilus subsp. oakridgensis, the sequence GGGCGAGGTCATCGCCGCCGGCCCGGGCAAGATCGGCGACGACGGCAAGCACGTGCAGATGCACGTGGAAAAGGGCGACCTGGTCCTTTTCAACAAGTACGCCGGCACCGAAATCAAGGTCGATGAGGATGATTTCCTCGTGATGCGCGAGGATGACATCCTGGCCATCATCGAAGCCTAAGGCCCTCCCCATTCCCCACTGAATCATTAGACAAGGAGAAACATACATGGCTGCCAAAGATATCTTGTTCGATGCCAGAGCCCGCGAGAAGCTGAAACGTGGCGTTGACAAGCTTGCCAACGCCGTGAAGGTCACCCTGGGACCCAAGGGCCGCAACGTGGTCATCGAGAAGTCCTACGGCTCCCCGATCATCACCAAGGACGGCGTGACCGTGGCCAAGGAAATCGAGCTTGAAGACAAGTTCGAGAACATGGGCGCCCAGATGGTCAAGGAAGTCGCTTCCAAGACCTCGGACATCGCCGGCGACGGCACCACCACCGCCACCATCCTGGCCCAGGCCATTTACAGCGAAGGCGTGAAGCTTGTGGCCGCCGGCCGCAATCCCATGGCCATCAAGCGCGGCATCGACAAGGCCGTCGAGTCGGTCGTGGCCGAGCTCGAGACCCTGGCCAAGCCCACCCGCGACCAGAAAGAAATCGCCCAGGTCGGCACCATTTCCGCCAACTCCGACGCCACCATCGGCAACATCATCGCCGAGGCCATGAACAAGGTCGGCAAGGAAGGCGTCATCACGGTCGAGGAAGCCAAGGGCATGGAGACCACCCTGGACGTGGTCGAAGGCATGCAGTTCGACCGCGGCTACCTCTCCCCCTATTTCGTCACCGATCCCGAGCGCATGGTTTGCGAGCTCGACGAGCCGCTCATCCTCATCAACGAGAAGAAAGTCTCGGCCATGAAGGATCTGCTGCCCATCCTCGAGCAGGTGGCCAAGATGTCCCGGCCGCTTCTGATCGTGGCTGAAGACATCGAGGGCGAGGCCCTGGCCACGCTGGTCGTCAACAAGCTGCGCGGCACGCTCCAGGTCTGCGCCGTCAAGGCTCCGGGCTTCGGCGACCGCCGCAAGGCCATGCTCGAAGACATCGCCATCCTGACCGGCGGCCAGTCCGTGTCCGAAGACCTCGGCATCAAGCTCGAGAACATCACCCTGGTCGACCTCGGCAAGGCCAAGCGCGTCATCGTGGACAAGGAAAACACCACCATCGTCGACGGCGCCGGCGATGCCGAGAAGATCAAGGCCCGCGTGAAGCAGATTCGCGCCCAGGCCGACGAGACCACCTCCAGCTACGACAAAGAAAAGCTGCAGGAGCGTCTGGCCAAGATCGTCGGCGGCGTGGCCGTCATCAATGTCGGCGCGGCCACCGAGACCGAGATGAAAGAGAAGAAGGCCCGCGTCGAAGATGCGCTGAACGCCACCCGCGCGGCCGTTGAGGAAGGCATCGTCCCCGGCGGCGGCGTCGCCCTGGTCCGTTGCGTCAAGAGCCTGACCGACATCAAGGCCCTGGACGACGACGAGCAGTCCGGCATCGAGATCGTGCGCCGCGCCATCGAAGAGCCGCTGCGCCAAATCGCGAGCAACGCCGGCTTCGAAGGCTCCATTGTCGTTGCCAAGGTCCGTGACGGCGCCGAGGGCTTCGGCTTCAACGCCGCCACCGGCCAGTACGAAGACCTGATCGCGGCCGGTGTCATCGACCCCAAAAAGGTCACCCGCATCGCCCTGCAGAATTCCGCTTCCGTGGCCGGCCTGCTCCTGACCACCGAGGCGGCCGTGGCCGAAAAGCCCGAGCCGAAAAAAGACATGCCCGCCATGCCCGGCGGCGGCATGGGCGGCATGGGTGGCATGGGCGGCATGTACTAGACGCCCTTTGCTTCACGTTACCGCCTTCAGGGCGGCCGGACGAAAGTCCGGCCGCCTTTTTTTTGGGAAAAGATGCCTCCGGCGGCCGGGAGGGGGTCACCCCCTCCCGGACCCACCCGCCCCGGGAAACGACGAAGGGCGGTCCCATACTGGGACCGCCCTTCGTCGTTTCGCGCCCCCTTTCGGGGGGGCCGGGGGGGATGATCCCCCCCGGCGGAGAGGTCCAGGAGAGGCAGAGCCTCTCCTGGCCGCCCGAGGCATCTTCCTTCCGTTCCTCTCCTACCGGCAGTGCTCGCTCATATACCGGCCGAGGCGCTCCAGGCCTTCCTCGATGTTCTCCAGGGAATTGGCGTAGGAAAAGCGCAGGTGCCCTTCCCCGCCCGGGCCGAAGTCGATGCCGGGCGTGACGCCGACATGGGCCTTCTCCAGGATGTCGTAGGCCAGCGCCAGGGAATCCGGGTGCAGGTGGTCGGCCCGCACGAACACGTAAAAGGCGCCCGTCGGCTCCACGCGGGGAGAAAGGCCGAGCTTTCTAAGCCCCGCCAGGAGAACCTTGCGCCGCTGGTCGTAGGTCCGGCGCATGGCTTCGGCCGCGGCCAGGCCGTCGGGCGAAAGCGCGGCCAGACCGGCCCACTGGGCCACGGACGAGGCGCAGATGAAAAGGTTTTGCTGGAGCTTTTGCAGGATCGGCATCATTCCGCGCGGGGCGATCAGGTAGCCGAGGCGCAGGCCGGTCATGGCGAAGCGCTTGGAGAAGCCGTTCAAGACGATGGCGTCGTCGGAGAATTCCAGGGCGCACCGGGCCGGTTCGCCGTAGGTCAGGCCGTGGTAGATCTCGTCGGAAATGACGGGCACGCCCATGGCGCAGGCCGCATCCAGGGCCTCGGGGGAAATGAGCGTCCCGGTCGGGTTGGCCGGGGAATTGATGAGAATGCCGGCGGTCAGTTCGCTGACGTTCTCGCCGATCAGGTCCGGCGTGAACTGGAACCCGTCCTCCTCGGCCACAGGCACGTAGTGCGGGGTCAGGTTGGTGAAGCGCAGGAAGTTGGGGTAGCAGGCATAGGCCGGGTCGGTGAGGAGGATGTGGCGGCCGGGCCGGGCCAGGACGCCGAAGGCGAGCAGCATGGCCGGCGAGGTCCCGCCCGTGACCAGCACCCGGTCCGGCGAGACCGACACGCCGTATTCCCGGCCGTGCAGTTCGCAGATGGCCTCGCGCAGGGCCGGAATGCCAAGGCTGTGGGTGTAGTGGGTTTGGCCCTCGTCCACGGCCTTCTTGGCGGCCTCTTTCACGCAGTCCGGGATGTCGCAGTCCGGCTCCCCGATCTCCAGGTGGATGACCCGGTGGCCGGCGGCCTCGATCTTGTGGGCCTTTTCCAGAATGTCCATGACGAGAAACGACGTGATGTCCTTGCAGGCGGGATTCATGGCGGTTGTCCGATTGGTTTTGCGAAGGATGGGCGCGGCCCGGGCCGCGCGGGAATGGCGGATGTCCGGCCCCGGCCCCGGCTTCGCTGCAAGGACCGGGGCCGGGACCGAAGCCCCGTCTGTTTGCGCCGTGCGGTCAGGCGGCGTCGTCGGCCGGAGGCTGGCACATGCCCGAGGGGTGGGCGTACCGGTCGTTTAGGGACTGGATGTATTTCTCGCTGTCCGCGATGACGGAGCCGAGCATCCGCCGGGCCTTCTGGCCCCAGCCGGCCGGCTCCAGGCGAAAGATCGAGCGCCAGAAGACCGTATTCTTGGCAAAGGCCCGCAGGAGCCCCTCGCGGACCGGGCCGTGGGGATAGCTCTTTTCCACCAGCCGGGCCACGGCCGCGGCCGACCACTTGCGGGCGAGCAGATGGAGCCAGAGGCAGCCGCCGAGGCACAGGGCCACAAACGGGATCCAGCGCCAGGATTCGTCGAAAACCCAGCCCAGCCAGGCCGGCACCAGGCCGGTCGAAAAGGGGTGGCCGGTCAGGATGTAGAGGGCGGCCAGGACCAGGGCGACCAGCCCGAAAAGCATGCCGTCGCGCTTGAGCACCCCGGCCCGCCAGCGCAGGAAAAGCCCCCGCAACTCCGGCACCCGCACGTCCTCGACCTCGCGGGCCAGCTTTTCCAGGTCCCCGACGATGCGGTAGGCCCGCTCCACCCGGACGTGGTTCATGCGGTTGTGGATGGCGGCCATGTCCGCGTCGCGCTTGGCCTCGAACCGCAGGCGCAGGGCCTCGTCGGCGATGGGCAGGGCGGCCGAGGGCGAATAGATGCGGTAGAACTTGCCGGCGGTTAGCCCCTGCTGGGCCAGGGCCCGCTGCCAGGCGCCGACCACCTCTTCCGGGTTGTCCTCCCGGGCGGCGATGTCCATCTGGTTCAGGATGTAGATGAACTTGTTCGAATCGCGGCGGTTGATGGTGGCCGCGACCAGGTGGGTCAGCGTGTCGCGCATGGCCCCGGGTTCGGGGCGGCGGGCGTCAAAGAGGACCAGCACCAGGTCCGAGAGGTCCATGATGTGGTTGGTGATGCGCAAGGTCGAGGTCCGCTGGGCGTCGGCGTCGAAGCCCGGGGAGTCGATGAGAATAAGGCCCCGCAGCTTGTCGCTCGGACTGGTCTTGAGACGAATGTAGGAATCGATGCGCCCGCCCTCGCCCGGCTCCACCTTTTCGAGCTCCTCGCTCATCTTGTAAAAGGGAAAGCGCAGGTCGGCGTTGAGCGCCGTGCCCGGCAGGACCCGGGATTCGCCGGCCGCGTTGTAGCAGATGACCGTGAACTTGTCGTCCACGGCATGGGAGCCGGTCTGCTGCACGGGCGTGCCCAGATAGTAGTTGATGAACGTGGATTTGCCGGCGGAAAACGGGCCCAGGATGGAAATGAGCGGCCACCAGGCGATCTGGGAGATGGTGGACTGGTCAGAAGCCAAAAGCCCAAGGCCTCGACAGACGGTGTCGAGCTTTTTGAAACTCCCCACCGCATCGACCAGAAGCGGGTTTTCCAGTTGCAGATGCTCTTTGAGGCTGGCCAGCCTGTCGCTCAGTCTGCCGTCTTCCATGCGTCCCCCTGCCCGTGAAGAATGTCCCTATCTATCGAAGAACGCGACATTCGTCGAGATGGGACCGCCCTGGCGGCCCGCCTTCGGAAGGGCGGCGGGAAAATTCTTGCCCCGGCCCGGCCCTTGCCGCTATCCCGGACAGGCCCGGCCCGCAGCGGCCCCCAAGGAGGCTTGGCCATGCACGAGGAATCGCTTGGCACCGTCATCCGCGACTTTCTCACCGGCGAGGAAGTCCCCGAAACCTCCTACGAGGAGTTCCGGCAGGCCCTGGCCCGGCTCCTGGTGGAGGAGAAAGGCTATCCCAAGGACAGGCTCCGGCCCAAGGTCGGGGTCTGTTTTCCGGTCGACGGCGAGGCCTACACCCGCATGGTGGACCTGCTCGCCCTGGACGCGGCCGGACGGCCGCTCCTCTTCGCCATCTTCTGTTCCGGCGAACCCGGGTCCTACGTCCGCGAGGCCCTGGCCGCCGGCCGGATCTACCAGGACGGCCCGGTGCCCCTCGTCTTGGTCACCGACACCCGCGAGGCCGTGCTCCTCGAAACCGCCACCGGCCGGGAACTCGGGCGCGGCCTGCGGGCCATTCCCACCTGGCGGCAGGCCATGGACTTGCAGGCCCCGCTCCCGCAGCTGTCGGACGAGGCCCTGCGCCTGGAACGCCGCATCCTTTTTGCCTACAGCGAGTTTCTGGCCAACGGCTGCTGCCAGGGAGCCTGCCGGCCCAAGGCCCGGACCTAGTGTCGCGCCCATGGAAAAGTACATACTTTTTATGAATAACCATCTAATATAGTTATTTTTTATTAAAAATACTGGCGTATTTTTTTAAGGGCCGCCGCCCTCCGTCCAAGCGTCCCACCCGATCATCGGGACGGGTTTCCAAAGGGCGGCAGCCCCTTGGCCGCCGGAGGCTTTCCCCCTGACCCGTTTTGCAAGTCGCTTCTGGCCTCCGGCCCAAAGATGGCGTATAAGGCGGCATGGAGCGCGATTCCCAAACCCCGGTCATCGAAGTCGAGGCCGCGCGCAAGGACTACGGCCCGGTCCGGGCCGTGGACGACGTCAGCTTCGTGGTCCGGCGCGGCGAGTGCTTTGGCCTCCTTGGCCCCAACGGCGCCGGCAAGACCACCACCATCCGCATGATCTACGGGTTCTCGCCCCGCACCTCGGGCTTGGTCCGGGTCTTCGGCCTGGACATTGCCACGCACTTTCGCCGCATCCGCTCAAGGCTTGGCGTGTGCCAGCAGGGCAACACCCTGGATCCCGACTTGAGCGTCCTTGAAAACCTTCTCGTCTTTGCCGGCTATTTCCGCATCCCCCGCCGGGAAGCCCTGGCCCGGGCCGGGGAGCTGCTGGCCTTTTTCGCCCTGGAGGGCAAAAAGCGGTTCCAGTACGAGGAGCTGTCCGGCGGCATGGCCCGGCGGCTCATGCTGGCCCGGGCCATCATGAACAGGCCCGATCTGCTCATCCTCGACGAGCCGACCACCGGCCTCGATCCCCAGTCGCGAAACACCCTCTGGGACCGGCTGCTCGACCTCAAGCGGCAAGGCCTGACGATTCTTTTGACCACCCACGCCATGGAGGAGGCCGAGCGGTTTTGCGACCGCCTGTGCATCATCGACCACGGCAAGGTGGCGGCCGGCGGCGACCCGGCCGGACTGGTGGCCGCGAGCGTCGGCCGCCATGTCCTCGAGGTGGAGTCGCCCGGGGCGGACCTGCCGGCCTACCTCACGGCCGAGGGCCTGCGTTTCGACCGGTCGGGCCGGCGGCTCCTCATCTACGGCGAGGACCGGGCCACGCTCCTCGCCATCCGGGACCGGTTCTGCCCGGAGGGCGGCTATTTCCGGCCCGCCACCCTGGAGGACGTGTTTTTGCGCCTGACCGGCAGGGAGCTTCGCGAATGACGGGAGATCCGCGTTTCACGGGCCTTTTCTGGGCCGTCTGGCGGCGAAACCTGCTGGTCTACCGCCGCATCTGGGCCATCAACTTCCTGCCGCCGCTCCTGGAGCCGCTTTTTTATCTCCTGGCCTTCGGCCTCGGCTTTTCCGGGCTGGTGGCCGACGTCACCTGGCAGGGGGAAAAGCTCGGGTTCACGCAGTTTTTCGCCCCGGCCCTCATTGCGGCCACAGCCATGTGGCAGGCTTTCATGGAGACGTCCTACAACTCGTTTGTGCGGATGTTCTACCAGAAGACCTACGATGCGCTCCTGGCCACGCCCTTGTCCCTGGAAGAGATCATCGTGGCCGAGATCGTCTGGGGGGCCACCCGGTCGGTCATCGCGGCCGTGCTCATGCTCGGCGTGGTGGCCGGCCTCGGCTACGCCCCGAGCTGGCAGGCCCTGGCCGTCGTTCCCGTGGCCCTCCTGGGCGGCCTGGCCTTCGGGGCCATGGGCATGGCCACCACCTCGGTCACCGCCTCCATCGACATGTTCAACATCCCGATCTTCCTGGTCATCACCCCGATGTTCCTTTTTTCCGGCACCTTTTTCCCGGTGGACGCCCTGCCGGCCTGGGCGGGAAAGCTCGCCGCGCTCATGCCACTCTACCACTTGGCCGAACTGACCCGGGCCGCCTGCCTCGGCCGGCTGACCCCGGCCTCCCTTGGCAACGCGGCCGTGCTGGCCGGCTTCTTCCTGGCCTTTTTGCCCCTGTCG encodes:
- the groES gene encoding co-chaperone GroES, producing the protein MKLKPLGDRVLVKRLEQEEVTKGGIIIPDSAKEKPMKGEVIAAGPGKIGDDGKHVQMHVEKGDLVLFNKYAGTEIKVDEDDFLVMREDDILAIIEA
- the groL gene encoding chaperonin GroEL (60 kDa chaperone family; promotes refolding of misfolded polypeptides especially under stressful conditions; forms two stacked rings of heptamers to form a barrel-shaped 14mer; ends can be capped by GroES; misfolded proteins enter the barrel where they are refolded when GroES binds), producing the protein MAAKDILFDARAREKLKRGVDKLANAVKVTLGPKGRNVVIEKSYGSPIITKDGVTVAKEIELEDKFENMGAQMVKEVASKTSDIAGDGTTTATILAQAIYSEGVKLVAAGRNPMAIKRGIDKAVESVVAELETLAKPTRDQKEIAQVGTISANSDATIGNIIAEAMNKVGKEGVITVEEAKGMETTLDVVEGMQFDRGYLSPYFVTDPERMVCELDEPLILINEKKVSAMKDLLPILEQVAKMSRPLLIVAEDIEGEALATLVVNKLRGTLQVCAVKAPGFGDRRKAMLEDIAILTGGQSVSEDLGIKLENITLVDLGKAKRVIVDKENTTIVDGAGDAEKIKARVKQIRAQADETTSSYDKEKLQERLAKIVGGVAVINVGAATETEMKEKKARVEDALNATRAAVEEGIVPGGGVALVRCVKSLTDIKALDDDEQSGIEIVRRAIEEPLRQIASNAGFEGSIVVAKVRDGAEGFGFNAATGQYEDLIAAGVIDPKKVTRIALQNSASVAGLLLTTEAAVAEKPEPKKDMPAMPGGGMGGMGGMGGMY
- a CDS encoding pyridoxal phosphate-dependent aminotransferase → MNPACKDITSFLVMDILEKAHKIEAAGHRVIHLEIGEPDCDIPDCVKEAAKKAVDEGQTHYTHSLGIPALREAICELHGREYGVSVSPDRVLVTGGTSPAMLLAFGVLARPGRHILLTDPAYACYPNFLRFTNLTPHYVPVAEEDGFQFTPDLIGENVSELTAGILINSPANPTGTLISPEALDAACAMGVPVISDEIYHGLTYGEPARCALEFSDDAIVLNGFSKRFAMTGLRLGYLIAPRGMMPILQKLQQNLFICASSVAQWAGLAALSPDGLAAAEAMRRTYDQRRKVLLAGLRKLGLSPRVEPTGAFYVFVRADHLHPDSLALAYDILEKAHVGVTPGIDFGPGGEGHLRFSYANSLENIEEGLERLGRYMSEHCR
- a CDS encoding dynamin family protein, with the protein product MEDGRLSDRLASLKEHLQLENPLLVDAVGSFKKLDTVCRGLGLLASDQSTISQIAWWPLISILGPFSAGKSTFINYYLGTPVQQTGSHAVDDKFTVICYNAAGESRVLPGTALNADLRFPFYKMSEELEKVEPGEGGRIDSYIRLKTSPSDKLRGLILIDSPGFDADAQRTSTLRITNHIMDLSDLVLVLFDARRPEPGAMRDTLTHLVAATINRRDSNKFIYILNQMDIAAREDNPEEVVGAWQRALAQQGLTAGKFYRIYSPSAALPIADEALRLRFEAKRDADMAAIHNRMNHVRVERAYRIVGDLEKLAREVEDVRVPELRGLFLRWRAGVLKRDGMLFGLVALVLAALYILTGHPFSTGLVPAWLGWVFDESWRWIPFVALCLGGCLWLHLLARKWSAAAVARLVEKSYPHGPVREGLLRAFAKNTVFWRSIFRLEPAGWGQKARRMLGSVIADSEKYIQSLNDRYAHPSGMCQPPADDAA
- a CDS encoding type I restriction enzyme HsdR N-terminal domain-containing protein, whose amino-acid sequence is MHEESLGTVIRDFLTGEEVPETSYEEFRQALARLLVEEKGYPKDRLRPKVGVCFPVDGEAYTRMVDLLALDAAGRPLLFAIFCSGEPGSYVREALAAGRIYQDGPVPLVLVTDTREAVLLETATGRELGRGLRAIPTWRQAMDLQAPLPQLSDEALRLERRILFAYSEFLANGCCQGACRPKART
- a CDS encoding ABC transporter ATP-binding protein, giving the protein MERDSQTPVIEVEAARKDYGPVRAVDDVSFVVRRGECFGLLGPNGAGKTTTIRMIYGFSPRTSGLVRVFGLDIATHFRRIRSRLGVCQQGNTLDPDLSVLENLLVFAGYFRIPRREALARAGELLAFFALEGKKRFQYEELSGGMARRLMLARAIMNRPDLLILDEPTTGLDPQSRNTLWDRLLDLKRQGLTILLTTHAMEEAERFCDRLCIIDHGKVAAGGDPAGLVAASVGRHVLEVESPGADLPAYLTAEGLRFDRSGRRLLIYGEDRATLLAIRDRFCPEGGYFRPATLEDVFLRLTGRELRE
- a CDS encoding ABC transporter permease, giving the protein MTGDPRFTGLFWAVWRRNLLVYRRIWAINFLPPLLEPLFYLLAFGLGFSGLVADVTWQGEKLGFTQFFAPALIAATAMWQAFMETSYNSFVRMFYQKTYDALLATPLSLEEIIVAEIVWGATRSVIAAVLMLGVVAGLGYAPSWQALAVVPVALLGGLAFGAMGMATTSVTASIDMFNIPIFLVITPMFLFSGTFFPVDALPAWAGKLAALMPLYHLAELTRAACLGRLTPASLGNAAVLAGFFLAFLPLSLAGMRRRLVR